From the genome of bacterium, one region includes:
- a CDS encoding putative metal-binding motif-containing protein, whose translation MRRPVKIAYVVQGTSYGMKVGDYDPDFELIIDPLLQSTCVGGMGGDSVQAVQIHPVTGKVYICGATSSTGFGPLHLSQADSDAYVARLDAALTFFSSSLTTLERKVCVGGYNGSGLQMHPANGDLYLVGDARAGLPGTSGGAQKTHGGSINGFVAYFDTTLTAGTGTTCTDNDDDGYGAAGTELSRCPNSTTVADCDDNNSAKYPGNMEICDGLDNDCDGGIDEGVDYAYHPDADGDGYGASNTQSFCDDSPSPGYTTDGSDCNDNSADINPAATEVCYNGKDDDCDAGELGGGTDCWDNDCLGSMFMHLCPGSRQLQFRPGRDRPDQDRDRYLKESERRCLHGNGHLHD comes from the coding sequence ATGAGAAGGCCCGTTAAGATCGCCTACGTGGTTCAGGGCACTTCCTACGGTATGAAGGTGGGTGATTACGATCCCGACTTTGAACTGATCATTGACCCCCTGCTTCAGTCCACCTGCGTTGGGGGGATGGGAGGCGATTCCGTCCAGGCAGTGCAGATCCATCCGGTAACGGGGAAGGTGTACATCTGCGGTGCGACCAGTTCCACCGGTTTCGGGCCTTTGCACCTGAGTCAGGCGGATAGTGACGCCTATGTCGCGCGGTTGGATGCCGCCCTGACCTTCTTCTCGTCCTCCCTCACCACCCTCGAGAGGAAGGTCTGCGTGGGCGGCTACAACGGTTCAGGACTGCAGATGCACCCGGCCAACGGGGACCTTTACCTGGTTGGGGACGCGAGAGCCGGGCTGCCCGGAACCTCGGGGGGCGCCCAGAAAACCCATGGTGGTTCCATCAACGGGTTCGTGGCCTATTTTGACACCACCCTGACGGCTGGCACCGGGACGACGTGCACCGATAACGACGATGACGGATACGGAGCTGCCGGGACGGAACTTTCGCGGTGTCCGAATTCCACAACAGTGGCGGACTGCGATGATAACAACTCGGCCAAATATCCCGGAAACATGGAGATTTGCGATGGCCTGGACAACGACTGTGATGGTGGAATCGACGAGGGCGTGGACTACGCTTACCACCCCGATGCCGATGGAGACGGCTACGGGGCTTCCAATACTCAATCTTTCTGCGACGATTCCCCCTCACCGGGCTATACCACGGACGGGTCCGACTGCAACGACAACAGCGCCGACATCAACCCGGCAGCCACGGAGGTTTGCTACAACGGCAAAGACGACGACTGCGACGCTGGTGAACTCGGTGGGGGCACCGACTGTTGGGACAACGACTGCCTTGGCAGTATGTTCATGCATCTTTGTCCTGGATCCAGACAGTTACAGTTTCGGCCAGGTCGAGATCGGCCAGACCAAGACCGTGACCGCTACCTTAAGGAATCAGAGCGCCGTTGCCTACACGGTAACGGACATTTACACGACTGA
- a CDS encoding CPBP family glutamic-type intramembrane protease — protein MGAVLPLRAADADLLSLGLTPPQLIKGLKYFILSSVVIFSLYSGVRTAFWLPIVVTVLLFSLAHVAVDLDPARLAVFFPGLLFGWLRAKTGTLLAPILSHGSANLLSMLLINTVS, from the coding sequence TTGGGGGCGGTTCTTCCGTTACGTGCCGCAGATGCTGACCTGCTGTCCCTGGGGTTGACTCCACCGCAGCTCATAAAAGGTTTAAAATACTTCATCCTTTCTTCAGTCGTCATTTTTTCCCTTTACAGCGGTGTCAGGACAGCTTTCTGGCTCCCTATTGTGGTCACAGTGCTTCTTTTTTCCCTGGCCCATGTGGCTGTTGACCTGGATCCGGCAAGGTTGGCAGTCTTCTTCCCCGGCCTTCTCTTCGGCTGGCTGAGGGCTAAAACAGGGACGCTCCTCGCCCCCATCCTGTCCCATGGGTCCGCCAACCTACTTTCAATGCTTCTGATAAATACGGTATCGTGA
- a CDS encoding acyl-CoA dehydratase activase: MSGAVGICVGAVTLSIAEGVDGHISFESVPHDGKVAEAMEALLDTRPGVRVGITGQKYRKSVPYPTIAEPKAVELAFGHVRDRYPDIDTIVSAGGETFLAYSLDPSGRVRSVHTGNKCAAGTGEFFLQQVRRMGLSVEEAVTMAAAAEPYQLASRCSVFCKSDCTHALNKGIGRGRIGAGLCRMLSGKITELLKAARARRVLLVGGVSRNGLVMDHVRTAYPETFVPEEAGSFEALGALLWVRNNGAGTVAQRENAGISPASFPSLPPLSTGRGQVSYLKGSRTGYYERDYVLGLDVGSTTTKAVLLRVDNRTVVSDVYLRTDGDPVGASRSCYQSLLDQVPGGLSPSIIGLGVTGSGRQIAGLHALTDGIFNEIVAHAHAAVHHDPEVDTIFEIGGQDAKYTFLAGGVPVDYTMNEACSAGTGSFLEEACSESLGLDVESIAGTALQGLSPPDFSDQCAAFIGSDIKTAIHEGMALPDITAGLVYSVCRNYLNRVQGSRRTGEKVFMQGGVCYNRAVPLAMANLCRTQIIVPPDPGLMGAFGAALLSLNRMEEGRIQKRSYDLKELAFRQVHSLEPFMCKGGREKCDRKCTIARYRINGDIYPFGGSCDRYYNQRQDREAARGSLDLVTRREELLSGKVARDDSTGRSGRVGIPVSLMTNSYYMLYEGFFTGLGFEVVRGEEEDPEGIEEAGSVLCQPVLQSHGYLMSLLKQKVDHIFIPHVKDLAAADGKGGTSCTCPLVQGEPYILNAAFKNELSHKLITEVLDLGDHGKAREAFVRLGEKLGFTGRRSAGAFEDAWKGFGETGERLLDTGRNFLSELKDDEPALVLFGRPYNALTRKGNMGIPGKFTSRGHRIVPYDMLPLEKDHQPTSERMYWASGKGILGAARIVRNTPGLFGVFITSFSCGPDSFIMESFRSIMGDKPYLILELDAHTADAGVDTRIEAFLDVIQGGRNGGTPSGLKGSFNPARLAMEDGHLQIHTSAGDQLSLTDPDVKVLIPSMGQIGARGMAAALRYAGIGATPAPPPGREELEMGKNNASCKECLPYLLSSGSLKRYANNRDDENEVLLYFMPEADGPCRFGLYGQALQNMLEKDRLKNVAILSPTSNNSYSGLPPAFNRQGLLSIAMTDGLADVRTAILTLAQDTAAAMELYDHVEGRIIESLAVDSEKKVMEVLRRGMSELSSLTRTKSLEEVTKVLLTGEIYVRRDVFSSYHLPDRLAREGVWVTTSPVLEWLFYIDHVVLTGLLDRASWKERFELRLRNRYCRRMAGRVQDALALSGFYLRHNLDMGFLIEKGRQLMSPKLTGEAILTISSTLVELGDSVHGVISVSPFGCMPGRIAESIITKRLVQDKHLFSRNNGEFWREHSGTLPLPFLALETDGNPLSQMVETKLDSFVMSAHRLNKELKEKAGRSGKNI, from the coding sequence ATGTCCGGAGCCGTCGGCATATGCGTGGGAGCGGTGACCCTTTCCATAGCAGAAGGGGTTGACGGCCACATCTCTTTCGAGAGTGTCCCCCACGATGGAAAGGTTGCCGAGGCCATGGAGGCTCTGCTTGACACCCGACCTGGAGTCAGGGTGGGCATCACGGGGCAGAAATACCGCAAGTCGGTGCCATATCCTACCATCGCAGAACCGAAGGCTGTGGAACTTGCCTTCGGCCACGTTCGTGACAGGTATCCCGATATCGACACTATCGTATCAGCCGGAGGGGAAACGTTCCTGGCCTATTCCCTGGACCCCTCCGGGCGGGTGCGGTCTGTTCACACAGGCAATAAATGCGCTGCCGGTACAGGCGAATTTTTCCTCCAGCAGGTACGCCGTATGGGGCTGTCCGTGGAGGAAGCTGTGACGATGGCCGCGGCGGCCGAACCGTATCAGCTGGCATCGCGCTGCTCGGTGTTCTGCAAAAGCGACTGCACCCACGCCCTTAACAAGGGAATCGGGAGAGGGCGCATCGGTGCTGGCCTGTGCCGGATGCTTTCCGGAAAGATCACCGAACTACTTAAGGCGGCCAGGGCGAGAAGGGTCCTCCTCGTAGGGGGCGTCAGCCGGAACGGCCTTGTAATGGATCATGTGCGTACTGCGTATCCTGAGACCTTTGTGCCTGAGGAGGCGGGCAGTTTCGAAGCCCTGGGAGCTCTCCTCTGGGTCAGGAACAACGGTGCCGGCACTGTTGCTCAAAGGGAAAACGCTGGCATTTCTCCAGCCTCCTTTCCGTCCCTTCCGCCCCTTTCAACCGGCAGGGGACAGGTAAGTTACCTCAAGGGGAGCCGGACGGGATACTACGAAAGAGATTATGTTCTGGGACTCGATGTGGGGAGCACCACCACCAAGGCGGTGCTTCTTCGGGTTGACAACCGGACAGTGGTGTCCGATGTCTACCTGCGCACGGACGGCGATCCAGTTGGAGCCAGCAGATCCTGTTACCAGAGCCTGTTGGATCAGGTGCCGGGCGGCCTGTCTCCATCCATCATTGGTCTGGGTGTGACCGGTAGCGGCAGGCAGATCGCAGGGCTGCACGCGCTCACCGACGGGATCTTTAATGAGATCGTGGCCCACGCCCACGCCGCTGTTCATCACGATCCGGAGGTGGACACCATTTTCGAGATCGGCGGGCAGGACGCCAAGTACACCTTTCTGGCGGGCGGGGTTCCCGTGGATTACACCATGAACGAGGCGTGCAGTGCCGGGACCGGCTCATTTCTGGAGGAAGCCTGCTCGGAATCTCTGGGCCTTGATGTGGAGTCCATCGCGGGCACGGCCCTGCAAGGGCTTTCTCCCCCTGATTTCAGCGACCAGTGCGCGGCTTTTATCGGCAGCGATATCAAGACGGCCATCCACGAGGGGATGGCTCTCCCGGATATCACAGCCGGGCTTGTGTACTCGGTGTGCCGTAACTACCTCAACAGGGTTCAGGGCAGCCGCCGCACCGGCGAAAAGGTCTTCATGCAGGGGGGTGTGTGCTACAACCGGGCCGTACCACTTGCCATGGCAAACCTTTGCCGGACGCAAATAATCGTCCCTCCGGATCCTGGGCTCATGGGGGCTTTCGGCGCGGCGCTGCTGTCCCTGAACCGGATGGAAGAGGGGAGGATCCAAAAGAGATCCTACGATCTAAAGGAACTTGCTTTTCGCCAGGTGCATTCCCTGGAGCCTTTTATGTGTAAAGGGGGCAGAGAAAAGTGTGACAGGAAGTGCACTATCGCGCGTTACCGTATCAACGGTGATATTTATCCCTTCGGCGGTTCCTGTGACAGGTACTACAACCAGAGGCAGGACAGGGAGGCGGCAAGGGGAAGCCTGGATCTTGTGACCAGAAGAGAAGAACTTTTGTCCGGGAAGGTCGCGCGGGACGACTCTACCGGTAGATCCGGGCGGGTGGGCATCCCGGTTTCACTCATGACCAACAGCTATTACATGCTGTACGAGGGGTTCTTTACCGGTCTGGGGTTTGAGGTTGTCAGGGGTGAGGAGGAGGATCCCGAGGGGATAGAGGAGGCCGGGTCGGTTCTTTGCCAACCTGTCCTCCAGTCCCACGGGTACCTGATGAGCCTCCTGAAACAGAAGGTGGATCACATTTTTATCCCCCACGTAAAGGACCTGGCTGCTGCGGATGGGAAGGGTGGAACCAGCTGCACCTGCCCCCTCGTCCAGGGGGAGCCGTATATCCTCAACGCAGCCTTTAAAAACGAACTGTCCCATAAGCTTATCACGGAGGTCCTGGACCTGGGGGATCACGGTAAAGCCCGGGAGGCCTTCGTCAGGTTGGGTGAAAAACTGGGTTTTACAGGCCGTCGCTCAGCGGGGGCCTTTGAAGATGCCTGGAAAGGTTTTGGGGAAACGGGAGAGAGGCTCCTCGATACCGGCAGGAATTTTCTGTCAGAACTTAAAGATGACGAGCCGGCCCTGGTCCTTTTCGGTCGACCCTACAACGCTCTTACGCGCAAAGGGAACATGGGGATACCGGGGAAATTCACAAGCCGAGGACACAGGATCGTCCCCTACGACATGCTCCCTCTCGAAAAAGATCACCAACCCACCTCAGAGCGCATGTACTGGGCTTCGGGCAAGGGGATCCTGGGGGCGGCAAGGATAGTCAGGAACACACCCGGCCTTTTCGGGGTCTTCATCACAAGCTTCAGCTGCGGACCGGATTCCTTCATCATGGAAAGCTTCCGGTCCATTATGGGTGACAAACCGTATCTCATCCTGGAGCTGGACGCCCACACCGCTGATGCCGGAGTGGACACCAGGATCGAGGCTTTTCTGGATGTTATCCAGGGCGGTAGAAATGGGGGGACGCCGTCGGGGCTCAAGGGCTCCTTTAACCCTGCCAGGCTGGCCATGGAAGATGGGCACCTTCAGATCCATACGAGTGCTGGTGACCAGCTCTCCCTGACTGATCCCGATGTTAAAGTCCTGATACCATCCATGGGTCAGATCGGCGCCAGGGGTATGGCGGCAGCGCTCCGCTACGCCGGCATCGGGGCCACGCCTGCCCCGCCACCTGGTCGTGAAGAGCTTGAAATGGGGAAAAACAACGCTTCCTGCAAGGAGTGTCTTCCGTACCTTCTGTCCTCCGGTTCTCTGAAACGATATGCCAATAACAGGGACGATGAGAACGAGGTATTGCTGTACTTTATGCCTGAGGCGGACGGGCCCTGCCGTTTCGGGCTTTATGGGCAGGCCCTCCAGAACATGCTTGAAAAAGACAGGTTAAAAAACGTTGCCATTTTGTCCCCCACTTCCAACAACAGCTACAGCGGCCTTCCGCCGGCCTTCAACCGTCAGGGACTTCTATCCATAGCTATGACGGACGGCCTTGCCGACGTTCGCACCGCGATCCTGACCCTGGCCCAGGACACAGCCGCGGCCATGGAACTTTATGACCACGTAGAGGGGCGTATCATCGAGAGCCTGGCGGTGGACTCTGAAAAGAAGGTCATGGAAGTTCTGAGGAGGGGCATGTCCGAGCTGTCTTCCCTGACACGGACAAAATCTCTTGAGGAGGTAACGAAAGTCCTTCTCACAGGAGAGATCTACGTCAGAAGGGACGTCTTTTCCAGTTACCACCTTCCTGATCGGCTGGCACGAGAGGGGGTCTGGGTGACCACATCCCCTGTTTTGGAGTGGCTCTTTTATATTGACCACGTAGTCCTCACCGGTCTGCTGGACCGCGCGTCCTGGAAGGAGCGGTTCGAATTGCGACTGAGAAACCGTTACTGCAGGCGCATGGCCGGCAGGGTCCAGGATGCTCTCGCGCTTTCCGGGTTCTATCTCAGGCACAACCTGGACATGGGGTTCCTGATTGAGAAGGGACGGCAGCTCATGAGCCCGAAACTTACCGGCGAGGCCATCCTCACAATAAGTTCAACCCTCGTCGAACTGGGAGACAGCGTACACGGTGTGATCAGCGTCAGCCCCTTCGGCTGCATGCCCGGCAGGATCGCGGAGTCCATCATCACCAAGCGCCTCGTGCAGGACAAGCACCTCTTCTCCAGAAATAACGGTGAGTTCTGGCGTGAACACAGCGGTACCTTGCCCCTTCCCTTCCTTGCCCTTGAGACTGACGGGAACCCCCTGTCCCAGATGGTGGAAACGAAGCTCGACAGCTTTGTGATGTCGGCGCATCGACTTAATAAGGAACTAAAGGAAAAGGCAGGTAGAAGCGGCAAAAACATTTAA
- the argJ gene encoding bifunctional glutamate N-acetyltransferase/amino-acid acetyltransferase ArgJ, producing MLKVNGFSAGAVSADIRNKGNGRLDLGLIVADSDATTAAVFTRNAVVAPPVEICRERVGRKGSARAVLVNSGNANCMTLSGGRADALRLSERVARLLDIPEESVLPCSTGVIGQRLPMDRMEAALDPLVRELSPEGLELVSQAILTTDSVTKTVVQEVTLKNGKARIVGMAKGSGMIAPDMATMLAFILTDAGVGKSDLSQVLADAVADTFNSITVDGDMSTNDTVILMASGKGQEVKRADDLAVFGEAVHKVCETLADMIVGDGEGATKVVNIKVTGAADNGEAKMAARAIAESLLVKTAFAAADPNWGRIAAAAGYSGAAVDMAKISLFIGEVKVLEGGEIVPGYDEAEAVKVMKLDRYEITLGIGDGEGRATMKTCDLTEEYVRINCEYRT from the coding sequence ATGCTCAAGGTTAATGGATTTTCAGCCGGGGCCGTATCTGCGGATATCAGGAATAAGGGGAACGGCCGCCTTGATCTGGGGCTTATCGTAGCCGATAGCGACGCCACGACAGCCGCTGTGTTTACCCGGAACGCTGTTGTCGCTCCCCCTGTGGAAATCTGCCGGGAGAGGGTCGGCCGGAAGGGCAGTGCCCGGGCGGTGCTGGTCAACAGCGGGAACGCCAACTGCATGACCCTGTCCGGCGGCCGGGCGGATGCGCTGAGGCTTTCGGAGAGGGTGGCCAGACTTCTGGATATTCCGGAAGAATCGGTGCTTCCGTGTTCCACCGGGGTCATTGGACAAAGGCTTCCCATGGACAGGATGGAAGCGGCCCTGGACCCGCTGGTCCGGGAGCTTTCCCCGGAGGGCCTGGAGCTGGTTTCCCAGGCCATCCTTACCACTGACTCGGTGACGAAAACCGTGGTTCAGGAAGTTACCCTTAAAAACGGGAAGGCCCGCATTGTGGGGATGGCCAAGGGGTCCGGGATGATCGCCCCCGACATGGCTACCATGCTGGCGTTCATCCTCACTGACGCTGGGGTCGGCAAATCCGATCTTTCCCAGGTCCTGGCCGATGCGGTGGCCGATACTTTCAACTCCATCACTGTTGATGGAGATATGAGTACCAACGACACGGTGATCCTTATGGCCTCGGGCAAGGGTCAGGAGGTTAAAAGGGCCGATGACCTTGCGGTGTTCGGTGAGGCTGTTCACAAGGTTTGCGAAACCCTGGCGGATATGATCGTTGGGGACGGGGAAGGTGCCACGAAGGTGGTGAACATCAAAGTGACTGGTGCGGCGGACAACGGGGAAGCGAAAATGGCTGCCAGGGCCATTGCCGAGTCACTCCTGGTAAAAACGGCCTTCGCCGCGGCTGATCCCAATTGGGGCAGGATCGCTGCTGCTGCCGGGTACTCTGGCGCGGCGGTAGACATGGCAAAGATATCCCTTTTCATCGGCGAGGTGAAGGTCCTCGAGGGGGGGGAGATCGTCCCCGGTTACGATGAGGCCGAGGCGGTGAAAGTCATGAAGCTGGACCGATATGAGATCACCCTTGGTATCGGGGACGGAGAGGGACGAGCGACCATGAAGACGTGCGATTTAACGGAGGAATACGTTCGCATTAACTGTGAATATCGAACGTGA
- a CDS encoding response regulator, translating to MTESTDNNRPSILVVDDDRFFLRQMVDILSDGGFEAQGVTSGEQALELLKGNRFKVIVTDIVMGEMSGIELLQKVRMHDRLTPVICVSGVRSFDNVVEMIRNGASDFLSKPFKPVQLLSAVSSAVIDHEISTEKEKIVARSDRWARELLTLRMLGEASSKEILQSLFKRTIAAISDTLKVETASLMVMEGEVLRLVEAMGLPEEVIGKVTVPLGKGISGHVAQTGEPLLINDISKDERFRPSSFKAQYTTQSALCVPLVRGDRVLGVLNANNKINGESFTESDRDLLYTMASQVAMSMDNARLFLDLEQKAEALRDAHEELVRLDKDKTELILNLSHELKTPLTSIIGFASLIPTLDLEGETDSLAEFIGRLEGSANHLNYLVERILELFRLEAGRVPWKLEPNPAKILVEGTVQEFDGRLKDRNVSMVLEEVQDAEFICDVRLFKRTMGLILENAVKFSPEGSSVEINAFWHGSLPHVPDYAVGRESLALTGEMRGWVELTVRDHGKGMKERDIPLIFEKFRQLGDILTEKPEGIGLGLSIARAIMERHHGAIWADLAEGGGTRLHLLFGGRKAEEGGGDE from the coding sequence ATGACCGAATCAACCGACAACAACAGACCCAGCATTCTCGTCGTGGACGACGACCGGTTCTTCCTGCGGCAGATGGTTGACATCCTGTCCGACGGCGGTTTCGAGGCTCAGGGAGTGACCAGCGGCGAGCAGGCCCTTGAGCTGCTGAAAGGTAACAGGTTTAAGGTGATCGTTACCGATATTGTGATGGGGGAAATGTCAGGTATTGAACTGCTTCAGAAGGTGCGCATGCACGACAGGCTGACCCCTGTGATCTGTGTCAGCGGCGTGCGATCCTTTGATAACGTGGTGGAGATGATCCGTAACGGAGCCAGCGATTTCCTTTCCAAACCGTTCAAACCCGTGCAGTTGCTGTCTGCGGTCAGCAGCGCGGTCATCGACCATGAGATCTCCACGGAAAAAGAGAAGATCGTAGCCCGTTCCGACAGGTGGGCCAGGGAACTTCTCACTCTCCGGATGCTCGGAGAGGCATCCAGCAAGGAAATTCTCCAGAGCCTGTTCAAAAGAACCATCGCGGCGATCTCGGATACTCTTAAGGTGGAAACAGCCTCCCTCATGGTGATGGAGGGGGAGGTCCTCAGGCTTGTTGAGGCGATGGGGCTGCCGGAAGAGGTTATCGGGAAGGTCACTGTCCCCCTGGGTAAAGGGATCTCCGGCCATGTTGCCCAGACCGGTGAACCTCTTCTTATCAACGACATCAGCAAGGACGAAAGGTTCAGGCCCTCCTCCTTCAAGGCTCAGTACACGACACAATCGGCGCTGTGTGTGCCTCTCGTAAGGGGTGACCGCGTTCTGGGTGTTCTCAACGCCAACAATAAGATAAACGGAGAGTCTTTCACGGAATCGGACCGCGATCTGCTCTACACCATGGCCTCCCAGGTTGCCATGTCCATGGACAACGCGAGACTTTTCCTCGATCTGGAGCAAAAGGCCGAGGCGCTCAGAGATGCTCATGAAGAGCTGGTGCGACTGGACAAGGACAAGACGGAGCTGATCCTCAACCTGTCCCATGAGCTCAAGACACCCCTCACATCCATCATTGGCTTCGCAAGTCTTATTCCCACCCTGGATCTTGAGGGAGAGACCGACAGCCTTGCCGAGTTCATAGGCCGCCTGGAAGGTTCAGCGAACCACCTGAACTATCTTGTGGAAAGGATCCTGGAGCTCTTTCGTCTTGAGGCAGGGCGGGTTCCATGGAAACTTGAGCCTAACCCCGCGAAGATCCTTGTTGAAGGAACGGTCCAGGAGTTTGACGGCAGGTTGAAGGACAGGAACGTTTCGATGGTTCTGGAAGAGGTTCAGGATGCCGAGTTCATTTGCGACGTGAGGTTGTTTAAACGAACAATGGGACTCATCCTGGAAAACGCCGTCAAGTTTTCACCGGAGGGTTCTTCTGTGGAGATCAACGCTTTCTGGCACGGCAGTCTCCCCCATGTTCCTGATTACGCTGTGGGCAGAGAATCCCTGGCACTTACGGGAGAGATGCGAGGGTGGGTGGAGTTGACGGTCAGGGACCATGGCAAAGGCATGAAGGAGAGGGATATTCCCCTGATCTTTGAGAAGTTCAGGCAATTGGGCGATATCTTGACCGAAAAGCCTGAGGGGATCGGGCTGGGGTTGTCCATCGCAAGAGCCATCATGGAGAGGCACCACGGTGCCATCTGGGCTGATCTGGCCGAAGGTGGCGGGACCAGGCTGCACCTTCTCTTTGGAGGCAGGAAAGCTGAAGAGGGTGGAGGGGATGAATAA